One segment of Ziziphus jujuba cultivar Dongzao chromosome 12, ASM3175591v1 DNA contains the following:
- the LOC112493249 gene encoding BTB/POZ and MATH domain-containing protein 3 isoform X2, with protein MAFSSCFCYSPILPKVSDENFKAHKLILAAHSPVFKAQFFGLVRDPSMDKVEVKDVEPFIFKVNIVLRSRLKIVLNMH; from the exons ATGGCCTTCTCTTCTTGCTTTTGCTATTCTCCGATCTTGCCCAAG GTTAGCGATGAAAATTTTAAAGCTCATAAGTTGATACTTGCCGCTCACTCTCCTGTATTTAAAGCACAATTCTTTGGACTTGTTAGGGATCCTAGCATGGATAAAGTGGAAGTGAAGGATGTTGAGCCCTTCATTTTCAAG GTCAACATTGTCCTTCGGTCTCGTTTGAAGATCGTACTTAACATGCATTAG
- the LOC107428910 gene encoding uncharacterized protein LOC107428910 isoform X1, whose product MDSFRQEKVQRFEEFVDGRLKPDLVHAIAERDKVFEQQKIFSDLRRNIENLEKNSVTSLRTLVNLGSEVYMQADVPDTKRIFVDVGLGFHVEFTWSEALNYISLREEKLSRQIEEYTHLIASIKAQIKLVFPFMAMIFYSCPLHLFCKQITE is encoded by the exons ATGGACAGCTTTCGCCAAGAAAAAGTACAGAGATTCGAGGAATTTGTTGACGGACGCTTGAAACCTGATCTTGTTCATGCTATTGCTGAACG GGACAAGGTGTTTGAACAACAAAAGATTTT CTCAGATTTGCGAAGGAATATAGAGAATCTGGAGAAAAATAGTGTAACAAGTCTTAGGACATTAGTTAATCTTGGCTCTGAAGTGTACATGCAAGCTGATGT GCCCGATACAAAACGAATATTTGTGGATGTTGGACTAGGATTCCACGTCGAGTTCACATGGTCAGAAGCTTTGAATTACATATCCTTAAGGGAAGAAAAATTATCCAG GCAAATTGAAGAGTATACTCACCTTATTGCATCAATTAAGGCCCAGATCAAACTGGTATTTCCCTTTATGGCAATGATCTTTTATTCTTGTCCTCTACATCTATTCTGTAAACAGATTACCGAATGA
- the LOC107428910 gene encoding uncharacterized protein LOC107428910 isoform X2 — protein sequence MDSFRQEKVQRFEEFVDGRLKPDLVHAIAERDKVFEQQKIFSDLRRNIENLEKNSVTSLRTLVNLGSEVYMQADVPDTKRIFVDVGLGFHVEFTWSEALNYISLREEKLSRQIEEYTHLIASIKAQIKLVCEGIRELLQLPAEKPVQERIF from the exons ATGGACAGCTTTCGCCAAGAAAAAGTACAGAGATTCGAGGAATTTGTTGACGGACGCTTGAAACCTGATCTTGTTCATGCTATTGCTGAACG GGACAAGGTGTTTGAACAACAAAAGATTTT CTCAGATTTGCGAAGGAATATAGAGAATCTGGAGAAAAATAGTGTAACAAGTCTTAGGACATTAGTTAATCTTGGCTCTGAAGTGTACATGCAAGCTGATGT GCCCGATACAAAACGAATATTTGTGGATGTTGGACTAGGATTCCACGTCGAGTTCACATGGTCAGAAGCTTTGAATTACATATCCTTAAGGGAAGAAAAATTATCCAG GCAAATTGAAGAGTATACTCACCTTATTGCATCAATTAAGGCCCAGATCAAACTG GTCTGTGAAGGGATTAGGGAGTTACTCCAACTTCCAGCAGAGAAACCTGTACAAGAGCGCATCTTTTAA
- the LOC107428910 gene encoding uncharacterized protein LOC107428910 isoform X3 has product MLLLNGTRCLNNKRFYLRRNIENLEKNSVTSLRTLVNLGSEVYMQADVPDTKRIFVDVGLGFHVEFTWSEALNYISLREEKLSRQIEEYTHLIASIKAQIKLVFPFMAMIFYSCPLHLFCKQITE; this is encoded by the exons ATGCTATTGCTGAACG GGACAAGGTGTTTGAACAACAAAAGATTTT ATTTGCGAAGGAATATAGAGAATCTGGAGAAAAATAGTGTAACAAGTCTTAGGACATTAGTTAATCTTGGCTCTGAAGTGTACATGCAAGCTGATGT GCCCGATACAAAACGAATATTTGTGGATGTTGGACTAGGATTCCACGTCGAGTTCACATGGTCAGAAGCTTTGAATTACATATCCTTAAGGGAAGAAAAATTATCCAG GCAAATTGAAGAGTATACTCACCTTATTGCATCAATTAAGGCCCAGATCAAACTGGTATTTCCCTTTATGGCAATGATCTTTTATTCTTGTCCTCTACATCTATTCTGTAAACAGATTACCGAATGA
- the LOC107408125 gene encoding uncharacterized protein LOC107408125 isoform X2, which produces MGEEDEHHPPPNSPNVAGEGIIGNNPSEQEQEQEQEYSWPVIQFNVPPQRTYHFCHQFRTASNPNNFLKGVKWSPDGSCFLTSSEDNTLRMFTLPDYGNNHLNECSVAAASEDSYAANLFVYEGESVYDFCWYPYMSASDPITSVFATTTRDHPIHLWDATSGQLRCTYRAYDAMDEIAAAFSIAFNPAGTKIYAGYNKSVRVFDLHCPGREFKQYSTLKANKEGQRGIISAMAFSPSHTGMLAMGSYSRTTAIYQEDNMELLYVLHGQEGGVTHVQFSKDGNYLYTGGRKDPYILCWDIRKAVDVVYKLYRSSEYTNQRILFDIEPLGRHLGTGGQDGNVHIYDLQTGQWVSSFQAALGIR; this is translated from the exons ATGGGAGAAGAAGACGAACACCACCCGCCACCAAATTCCCCCAACGTCGCCGGCGAGGGTATTATTGGAAACAACCCAAGTGAGCAAGAGCAAGAGCAAGAGCAAGAGTATTCGTGGCctgtgattcagttcaatgtcCCTCCACAGAGAACCTACCACTTCTGCCACCAGTTCAGGACCGCTTCAAACCCTAACAACTTCCTCAAGGGCGTGAAATG gtcTCCGGATGGTTCTTGTTTTCTTACTAGTTCTGAGGACAATACCCTTCGAATGTTTACCTT ACCAGACTATGGAAATAATCATCTTAATGAGTGTTCTGTAGCTGCTGCTAGTGAGG ATTCTTATGCCGCAAACCTTTTTGTGTATGAGGGAGAGTCTGTTTATGACTTCTGTTGGTACCCTTACATGTCTGCTTCAG ATCCAATTACAAGTGTTTTTGCAACTACAACTCGTGACCATCCTATTCATCTTTGGGATGCTACATCTGGTCAG CTGCGCTGTACATACCGGGCTTATGATGCTATGGATGAAATCGCAGCAGCTTTTTCAATTGCATTCAATCCTGCTGGAACAAA GATATATGCTGGGTACAATAAATCTGTTAGGGTCTTTGATTTGCATTGCCCTGGGAGAGAGTTTAAACAGTATTCAACacttaaagcaaataaagaaggCCAAAGAG GCATAATATCTGCAATGGCTTTCAGTCCAAGTCATACTGGAATGCTAGCTATGGGTTCTTACTCCCGGACTACTGCAATATATCAAGAAGATAATATGGAACTCTTATATGTGTTGCATGGTCAAGAAGGTGGGGTTACACAT GTCCAGTTTTCGAAGGATggaaattatttatatactgGAGGGCGGAAG GACCCCTATATTCTATGCTGGGACATTCGCAAAGCTGTTGATGTCGTGTACAA GTTGTATAGGTCATCAGAATACACCAACCAGaggatattgtttgatattgaaCCCCTTGGTCGGCATCTTGGTACAGGTGGCCAG GATGGCAATGTTCACATATATGACCTGCAAACAGGGCAATGGGTATCAAGCTTCCAAGCTGCATTGGGTATTCGATGA
- the LOC112493249 gene encoding BTB/POZ and MATH domain-containing protein 3 isoform X1 encodes MAFSSCFCYSPILPKLVFFQVSDENFKAHKLILAAHSPVFKAQFFGLVRDPSMDKVEVKDVEPFIFKVNIVLRSRLKIVLNMH; translated from the exons ATGGCCTTCTCTTCTTGCTTTTGCTATTCTCCGATCTTGCCCAAG CTTGTTTTTTTTCAGGTTAGCGATGAAAATTTTAAAGCTCATAAGTTGATACTTGCCGCTCACTCTCCTGTATTTAAAGCACAATTCTTTGGACTTGTTAGGGATCCTAGCATGGATAAAGTGGAAGTGAAGGATGTTGAGCCCTTCATTTTCAAG GTCAACATTGTCCTTCGGTCTCGTTTGAAGATCGTACTTAACATGCATTAG
- the LOC107408125 gene encoding uncharacterized protein LOC107408125 isoform X1 translates to MGEEDEHHPPPNSPNVAGEGIIGNNPSEQEQEQEQEYSWPVIQFNVPPQRTYHFCHQFRTASNPNNFLKGVKWSPDGSCFLTSSEDNTLRMFTLPDYGNNHLNECSVAAASEDSYAANLFVYEGESVYDFCWYPYMSASDPITSVFATTTRDHPIHLWDATSGQLRCTYRAYDAMDEIAAAFSIAFNPAGTKIYAGYNKSVRVFDLHCPGREFKQYSTLKANKEGQRGIISAMAFSPSHTGMLAMGSYSRTTAIYQEDNMELLYVLHGQEGGVTHVQFSKDGNYLYTGGRKDPYILCWDIRKAVDVVYKLYRSSEYTNQRILFDIEPLGRHLGTGGQDGNVHIYDLQTGQWVSSFQAALDTVNGFSFHPYLPMAASSSGHRRFVIPDDGNGDLHLSGDENCASVWSFSFDSVVTNGVKINTDELDSRPEHQNLHQDPE, encoded by the exons ATGGGAGAAGAAGACGAACACCACCCGCCACCAAATTCCCCCAACGTCGCCGGCGAGGGTATTATTGGAAACAACCCAAGTGAGCAAGAGCAAGAGCAAGAGCAAGAGTATTCGTGGCctgtgattcagttcaatgtcCCTCCACAGAGAACCTACCACTTCTGCCACCAGTTCAGGACCGCTTCAAACCCTAACAACTTCCTCAAGGGCGTGAAATG gtcTCCGGATGGTTCTTGTTTTCTTACTAGTTCTGAGGACAATACCCTTCGAATGTTTACCTT ACCAGACTATGGAAATAATCATCTTAATGAGTGTTCTGTAGCTGCTGCTAGTGAGG ATTCTTATGCCGCAAACCTTTTTGTGTATGAGGGAGAGTCTGTTTATGACTTCTGTTGGTACCCTTACATGTCTGCTTCAG ATCCAATTACAAGTGTTTTTGCAACTACAACTCGTGACCATCCTATTCATCTTTGGGATGCTACATCTGGTCAG CTGCGCTGTACATACCGGGCTTATGATGCTATGGATGAAATCGCAGCAGCTTTTTCAATTGCATTCAATCCTGCTGGAACAAA GATATATGCTGGGTACAATAAATCTGTTAGGGTCTTTGATTTGCATTGCCCTGGGAGAGAGTTTAAACAGTATTCAACacttaaagcaaataaagaaggCCAAAGAG GCATAATATCTGCAATGGCTTTCAGTCCAAGTCATACTGGAATGCTAGCTATGGGTTCTTACTCCCGGACTACTGCAATATATCAAGAAGATAATATGGAACTCTTATATGTGTTGCATGGTCAAGAAGGTGGGGTTACACAT GTCCAGTTTTCGAAGGATggaaattatttatatactgGAGGGCGGAAG GACCCCTATATTCTATGCTGGGACATTCGCAAAGCTGTTGATGTCGTGTACAA GTTGTATAGGTCATCAGAATACACCAACCAGaggatattgtttgatattgaaCCCCTTGGTCGGCATCTTGGTACAGGTGGCCAG GATGGCAATGTTCACATATATGACCTGCAAACAGGGCAATGGGTATCAAGCTTCCAAGCTGCATTGG ATACTGTTAATGGATTCTCTTTTCATCCATATCTGCCAATGGCTGCCTCTTCATCGGGGCACCGAAGATTTGTCATTCCTGATGATGGGAATGGGGATTTGCACTTGAGTG GTGATGAAAATTGTGCTTCTGTATGGAGTTTCTCTTTCGATTCAGTGGTGACGAATGGTGTTAAGATCAACACTGATGAACTTGACAGTCGGCCTGAGCATCAAAACCTGCACCAAGATCCTGAATGA